One Sphingomonas endolithica DNA segment encodes these proteins:
- a CDS encoding helix-turn-helix domain-containing protein codes for MIDKLLDEIEESDLVALVTARVAEHRTLEFKREIGRGDANVAEFLRDIVAMANAQGGDFLVGIEESNGVASDVLGVEIDDFDAEILRLESILRTWTDPRLGGTALRIIPLANGRHVIAIRVRASLAAPHAVRNGDRRNYFNRNSAGKYEMDAHELRQAFTANEQLIPRLRALHAAAVAAAEGDDMPFRLTREPRAIVSIVPLAFDREAREIAFTHESAMLPVRVSAFSWIHSLDGLIVHTPFAEGSDGERPMPEVRAYTVNHWRGRMDAGWTIGAVRQRDAIAYQAIVWPESFEEGLLDMVRSSIAKLNAQEVRGPWVVFATIVGVHGAQLMLPNEYRSAAAWRDGAPLGELVFDHFDAAELLPLFRSLWLLFGEQRPAARPIPGQ; via the coding sequence ATGATCGATAAACTGCTCGACGAGATCGAAGAATCGGACTTGGTCGCACTTGTCACTGCACGGGTTGCAGAACATCGCACGCTCGAGTTCAAGCGAGAAATCGGTCGAGGCGATGCCAACGTGGCAGAATTCCTACGCGACATAGTTGCGATGGCGAATGCGCAAGGTGGCGACTTCCTGGTCGGCATCGAAGAAAGCAACGGTGTGGCGAGCGACGTGCTCGGCGTCGAAATCGACGATTTCGACGCCGAGATTCTCCGTCTCGAAAGCATCCTGCGCACTTGGACCGACCCACGGCTCGGCGGCACTGCGCTCCGCATCATTCCGCTCGCCAACGGCCGGCACGTCATCGCCATCCGCGTGCGCGCCAGCCTCGCCGCACCGCACGCTGTGCGCAACGGCGATCGTCGCAACTATTTCAATCGCAACAGTGCCGGGAAGTACGAAATGGACGCACATGAGTTGCGCCAGGCGTTCACCGCCAACGAACAGCTGATCCCGCGACTTCGCGCGTTGCACGCTGCCGCGGTCGCGGCGGCCGAGGGCGACGACATGCCGTTTCGGCTAACTCGCGAGCCCCGCGCTATCGTGTCTATCGTACCTCTGGCGTTCGATCGCGAAGCGCGCGAAATCGCCTTCACGCACGAAAGTGCGATGCTCCCGGTTCGGGTCAGCGCGTTTAGCTGGATCCACTCGCTCGACGGCCTAATTGTGCATACGCCCTTCGCCGAGGGCAGTGACGGAGAGCGGCCGATGCCGGAAGTGCGCGCGTATACCGTCAATCACTGGCGCGGCCGCATGGATGCCGGTTGGACGATCGGCGCAGTGCGTCAAAGGGACGCCATCGCCTATCAGGCAATCGTCTGGCCCGAAAGTTTCGAGGAAGGGCTGCTCGACATGGTCCGAAGCAGCATCGCCAAGCTCAACGCGCAGGAAGTCCGCGGACCTTGGGTGGTATTTGCCACCATCGTGGGCGTGCACGGCGCGCAACTCATGCTCCCCAACGAATATCGTTCGGCTGCGGCTTGGCGCGACGGCGCGCCGCTCGGCGAATTGGTCTTCGACCATTTCGACGCTGCCGAACTGCTGCCCTTGTTTCGCTCTCTCTGGCTCTTGTTCGGCGAGCAGCGACCCGCGGCGCGTCCGATCCCCGGCCAATAG
- a CDS encoding Shedu immune nuclease family protein — translation MAEYKVSRSGVVLEYRATLQGNAWIMDELKTGEVEISSVFTFTPDDLLEKPTQEEIKDDFPFTYRFRLAVAGPSHYFIAGRKLGIDQDVLIAKSGVEWRRKLFVAERNISIFKRIAKLILEAKEIVIGGKREDAIPIEAFEDLIARFPNTYEMDRYAETRVTNIIGEYIEPERDFREQYETYLSRRKSRRSDTPLHAKELLTTEIEKFQFVRDTLKAWLKAGDKSEDQWQKALLSILPLIFPKYVAVIEKVPIEDRYTTPGKIHHREIDIALVDVNGNIDVIEIKKPEADILLRKTLYRGNYVPTGTLSGTIMQAEKYLFHLSKGGLASEEKITQKFRKLLPPNLRIRITNPKAMCILGRDRKDNGHPAFDEGQSADLEVIKRKYANMIDIITYDDLLHRLDNILASLKRRRANGLDATTL, via the coding sequence ATGGCCGAATACAAGGTCAGCCGCAGCGGCGTCGTGCTCGAATATCGCGCGACGCTTCAGGGCAATGCCTGGATCATGGATGAGCTCAAGACGGGCGAAGTCGAGATCAGCTCGGTGTTCACCTTCACGCCCGACGATCTCCTAGAGAAGCCGACTCAAGAAGAGATAAAGGACGATTTCCCGTTCACCTATCGCTTCCGCCTCGCGGTCGCCGGCCCGAGTCACTATTTCATCGCCGGCCGCAAACTCGGCATCGACCAAGACGTGCTGATCGCCAAGAGCGGTGTCGAGTGGCGGCGCAAGTTGTTCGTCGCCGAGCGCAACATTTCGATCTTCAAGCGGATCGCGAAGCTGATCCTGGAAGCGAAGGAGATCGTCATCGGCGGGAAGCGCGAAGACGCCATCCCGATCGAGGCGTTCGAAGACCTGATCGCGCGGTTCCCCAACACCTATGAGATGGACCGCTACGCCGAGACGCGGGTCACAAACATCATCGGCGAATATATCGAGCCCGAGCGCGACTTCCGAGAGCAGTACGAGACCTACCTGAGCAGACGCAAATCGAGGCGCAGCGACACGCCGCTGCACGCCAAGGAATTGCTCACCACGGAGATCGAAAAGTTTCAATTCGTCCGGGACACGCTCAAGGCGTGGCTAAAGGCCGGGGACAAGAGCGAGGACCAGTGGCAGAAGGCACTGCTCTCCATCCTGCCGCTGATCTTCCCCAAGTATGTCGCGGTGATCGAGAAGGTGCCGATCGAGGATCGCTACACAACGCCAGGCAAGATCCACCACCGCGAGATCGACATCGCGCTAGTCGACGTGAACGGCAATATCGACGTGATCGAGATCAAGAAGCCGGAAGCCGACATCCTGCTCAGGAAGACGCTCTACCGCGGCAACTATGTGCCGACCGGCACCCTGTCAGGGACGATCATGCAAGCCGAAAAATATCTGTTCCACCTCAGCAAGGGCGGGCTGGCGAGCGAGGAGAAGATCACCCAGAAGTTCAGGAAGCTGCTCCCGCCCAATCTCAGGATTCGCATCACCAATCCCAAGGCGATGTGCATCCTCGGGCGCGACCGCAAGGACAATGGTCATCCGGCTTTCGACGAGGGGCAGTCCGCCGACCTGGAGGTGATCAAGCGGAAATACGCCAACATGATCGACATCATAACCTATGATGATCTGCTGCACCGCCTCGACAACATCCTTGCCTCGCTGAAGCGTCGCAGGGCCAACGGACTGGATGCGACGACTCTGTAG
- a CDS encoding phage terminase small subunit P27 family, with product MAGNSNSGRKRKPTQLKLVEGRTYRMQERAGEPIATGQLGAPPSHFNQRQGEIWAHSLEHAPAGLLKSIDGAILASWCVAQALHEKAVEMINLTPAVIKSPNGTPLQSPWLAILNKQAIIMRSLVSELGFSPAARARISIAEEEDDDPTAKYFN from the coding sequence ATGGCGGGCAATTCAAATTCCGGCCGAAAGCGTAAGCCGACGCAGCTTAAGCTTGTTGAGGGCCGCACCTATCGCATGCAGGAGCGGGCAGGGGAGCCCATTGCAACTGGCCAGCTCGGCGCCCCGCCCAGCCACTTCAATCAGCGCCAAGGCGAGATCTGGGCGCATTCGCTCGAGCATGCACCTGCTGGTCTGCTGAAGAGCATAGACGGAGCGATCCTGGCCAGCTGGTGCGTCGCGCAGGCGCTGCACGAGAAGGCCGTTGAGATGATCAATCTCACGCCTGCTGTGATCAAGTCGCCAAATGGTACGCCTCTTCAGTCACCATGGCTTGCCATTCTAAACAAGCAGGCAATCATCATGCGCTCGCTCGTTTCTGAGCTGGGGTTCTCACCCGCGGCGCGTGCAAGGATCTCTATTGCCGAAGAAGAGGACGACGACCCAACTGCCAAGTATTTTAATTGA
- a CDS encoding AAA family ATPase: MIDNDDLLGRFMAKEDFSAWSANWSDDDRQAFARVARILHDAGLDWYHVNIGRQVRCGRKRPGAIDATETFLAVSNLKPTGWVRKGPDRVALGLPHDTAVSLAALADALEAKPNTLRRFAGGTAYWPDELASDVAKSSGNEEMSDAATFYWFVGAAFGRREDQVERFLRDGIWEISSPTDAEAAHVKSMRPGERIAIKAAFVQKHNLPFDGRGNNVSVMRIKARGVITANPGNGERVQVEWDPTFDARDWYFYTYRATIWQVTKGHDMADRLIAFTFGDQSQDLDWFRNSTGWAEVFGDNASVSSRRFWIEKTIASGRADRLSGEHALGRALWSPQRSKDGKNIYANMLEVRPGDVVFHLVDNQAITGVSLVEGAADQSFVGLADSDWADQPAYRIALIDHQQLDPPLVREAFLEAEPFATELKELAESGQKGLFYNSRRGLNQGAYLTEVTPTLRSILNRAYVELAGENLPYIDEQQVVLDQGGEEGAAYTLDDALLDLFLSREEAEDILLLWRAKRNIILQGPPGVGKSFAAHKLAYALMAIQDRDKVGFVQFHQSYSYEDFVEGFRPAEQGFELKPGKFVEFCRKAEADPKHTHVFIIDEINRGNLSKIFGELMLLIESDKRDPKWAMPLASGKVPFHVPPNVYLMGLMNTADRSLAVVDYALRRRFAFVSLMPNLASPRFDEHLEGLGIGLDVRSMLRVRVGELNDEIIGDTINLGPGFAIGHSFFCAAPSVGESDTDWYRRVVRTELVPLLQEYWFDAPEKAESWKIRLLAAA, translated from the coding sequence ATGATCGACAATGACGACCTTCTTGGCCGGTTTATGGCAAAAGAGGATTTTTCGGCCTGGTCGGCGAACTGGTCTGACGATGACCGCCAGGCTTTCGCGCGCGTCGCTCGCATCCTGCATGATGCCGGCCTGGACTGGTATCACGTCAACATCGGCCGGCAGGTTCGCTGCGGTCGCAAGAGACCAGGCGCGATCGACGCAACGGAGACGTTCCTGGCCGTTAGCAATCTCAAGCCAACAGGCTGGGTTCGAAAAGGGCCCGACCGTGTCGCACTGGGCCTTCCTCACGACACCGCGGTCTCACTTGCAGCATTGGCTGATGCGTTGGAGGCAAAGCCGAACACATTACGGCGCTTTGCGGGTGGGACCGCGTATTGGCCTGATGAGCTAGCGTCGGACGTTGCGAAATCGTCGGGAAATGAAGAGATGTCGGACGCTGCAACGTTCTATTGGTTCGTCGGAGCCGCATTCGGCCGGCGTGAGGATCAGGTCGAGCGGTTTCTGCGTGACGGCATCTGGGAAATTAGCTCGCCTACGGATGCGGAAGCGGCGCACGTTAAATCGATGCGACCAGGCGAACGCATCGCGATCAAGGCGGCGTTCGTTCAGAAGCACAACCTGCCGTTTGATGGGCGAGGCAACAATGTCTCCGTGATGCGCATCAAAGCACGCGGCGTAATCACAGCGAACCCTGGCAATGGTGAGCGAGTTCAGGTCGAATGGGATCCGACGTTCGACGCTCGTGATTGGTACTTCTACACTTACCGGGCTACGATCTGGCAGGTTACTAAAGGTCATGACATGGCCGATCGGCTGATCGCTTTCACGTTCGGCGATCAGTCGCAGGATCTAGACTGGTTTCGCAACAGCACCGGATGGGCTGAGGTATTTGGGGATAACGCAAGCGTGAGTTCTAGGCGCTTCTGGATCGAGAAGACGATCGCGAGTGGTCGCGCCGATCGGCTGTCGGGTGAGCACGCGCTTGGCCGAGCTCTCTGGTCACCCCAGCGCTCGAAGGATGGCAAAAACATTTATGCCAATATGCTCGAGGTCCGGCCTGGCGACGTCGTGTTCCACCTCGTCGACAATCAGGCGATTACAGGTGTGTCGCTGGTTGAAGGCGCTGCTGATCAGAGCTTTGTCGGTCTAGCTGACAGCGATTGGGCCGACCAACCGGCCTACCGGATTGCCTTGATCGATCACCAGCAGCTCGACCCGCCTTTGGTTCGAGAAGCGTTCCTTGAAGCTGAGCCGTTCGCTACCGAGCTAAAGGAACTGGCTGAGAGCGGGCAGAAGGGGCTTTTCTACAATAGCCGCCGCGGCCTGAATCAGGGCGCGTATCTCACTGAGGTCACTCCAACGTTACGGTCGATCCTCAACCGCGCTTATGTCGAGCTCGCCGGCGAGAATTTGCCTTACATCGATGAGCAGCAGGTCGTGCTCGACCAGGGCGGCGAGGAAGGGGCGGCCTATACTCTCGACGATGCGCTGCTCGACCTTTTCCTGAGTCGGGAAGAGGCTGAGGACATTCTTTTGCTCTGGCGCGCCAAGCGGAACATCATTCTACAGGGGCCGCCAGGGGTCGGTAAGTCTTTTGCTGCGCACAAATTGGCCTACGCTCTGATGGCCATTCAAGATCGAGACAAGGTCGGCTTCGTTCAGTTCCATCAGTCCTATTCCTACGAGGACTTCGTGGAGGGCTTTCGGCCTGCGGAGCAGGGTTTCGAACTCAAGCCCGGCAAGTTTGTCGAGTTCTGTCGGAAGGCGGAGGCCGACCCGAAGCATACTCATGTGTTCATCATCGATGAGATCAACCGCGGCAATCTAAGCAAGATCTTTGGCGAGTTGATGCTGCTCATCGAGTCTGACAAGCGTGACCCGAAGTGGGCGATGCCGCTGGCCTCTGGGAAAGTGCCGTTCCACGTGCCGCCGAACGTGTACCTCATGGGGCTCATGAACACCGCCGACCGCTCACTCGCAGTGGTCGACTATGCGCTACGGCGTCGCTTCGCGTTCGTGTCGCTGATGCCCAATCTCGCTTCGCCTAGGTTCGACGAGCATCTGGAGGGACTTGGCATCGGTCTTGATGTCCGCAGCATGCTTCGCGTTCGGGTCGGCGAGCTCAACGACGAGATCATCGGCGATACCATCAACCTAGGACCGGGTTTCGCAATCGGGCACAGCTTCTTCTGCGCGGCGCCTAGCGTCGGCGAAAGCGACACTGACTGGTACCGCCGCGTGGTGCGCACTGAGCTTGTGCCGCTGTTGCAGGAATATTGGTTTGATGCGCCAGAGAAAGCCGAGAGCTGGAAAATTCGGTTGCTGGCCGCCGCTTGA
- a CDS encoding 5-methylcytosine restriction system specificity protein McrC, whose product MTEPTIPIRNLYYLFCYAWNRFEEAKAISIGAEESPDLPNLLARVLAEGTRSLLKRGLDRGYLPYEEEMSTIRGHIELGSTLKLQARNMRRVHCAYDELSHDLLHNQLLKASLKRLRNANSIDPSLARELHRLWTRMADVADISLSAAAFARVQLHRNNARYDLLLKICELAFACMIPDKAGSGYGFQNVLRDERKMARVFEGFVRNYYRASQCAFRVKPYQLEWQAVSVATNGVGRLPVMRTDVYLESAARRIIIDTKYYADALQQHHGSPSFRSENLYQLFAYLRNDAIAEPDLAVAEGMLLYPQVRHALDTTYVVHGHRIRLATVDLAANWPEVELRLAQLVV is encoded by the coding sequence TTGACCGAACCAACGATCCCGATCCGCAACCTCTACTACCTGTTCTGCTACGCTTGGAACCGGTTCGAAGAGGCGAAGGCGATCTCAATAGGCGCAGAGGAAAGCCCGGACTTACCGAACTTACTCGCCCGTGTTCTGGCCGAGGGCACCCGATCCCTCCTCAAGCGCGGCCTCGATCGTGGGTATTTGCCCTATGAGGAGGAGATGAGTACCATTCGCGGGCACATCGAGCTTGGTTCGACCCTGAAGCTGCAGGCGCGCAACATGCGCCGGGTACACTGCGCTTATGATGAGCTCAGCCATGACCTGCTGCACAACCAGCTGCTTAAAGCATCGTTGAAACGATTGCGTAACGCCAATAGCATTGATCCGTCGCTGGCTCGAGAGCTGCACCGACTTTGGACTCGAATGGCTGACGTTGCTGACATCAGCTTGAGCGCCGCCGCCTTTGCCCGGGTTCAGCTCCATCGCAACAACGCGCGCTATGATCTGCTGCTCAAGATCTGCGAGCTGGCGTTCGCGTGCATGATCCCAGATAAAGCCGGATCAGGGTACGGCTTCCAGAATGTGCTTCGTGACGAACGGAAGATGGCGCGAGTTTTTGAGGGCTTCGTCCGCAACTACTATCGTGCGAGCCAGTGTGCGTTCCGAGTGAAGCCTTACCAGCTCGAATGGCAGGCCGTTTCGGTAGCGACGAATGGGGTTGGGCGGCTGCCAGTCATGCGGACCGATGTTTACCTCGAGAGCGCGGCTCGGCGGATCATCATCGACACTAAGTACTACGCCGACGCGCTTCAGCAGCATCATGGCTCGCCAAGCTTCCGCTCAGAGAACCTTTATCAGCTGTTTGCTTATCTGCGGAACGACGCAATTGCGGAGCCGGACCTGGCTGTGGCGGAGGGTATGCTGCTCTACCCTCAGGTGCGGCATGCGCTCGATACGACCTATGTCGTTCACGGTCACCGGATCCGCTTAGCGACCGTGGATCTAGCTGCTAATTGGCCCGAGGTGGAGCTGCGGCTAGCTCAGCTCGTGGTTTAG